Below is a window of Clostridiales bacterium DNA.
TGAAGACCACCAAACGTACCCGTCACCTGCGGAATACCGGCATTGTGGACAATGCCGCAGAAGCCCGCACGATTCATAAGCTGCTGCCTTATAAGTAAGCCCAAAACCGGCAAGGAGGAGAAAAAGCATGGCACGCATTAAGAGGGCCGTCAGCGCCCATAAGAGCCGCCGTAAGGTCATGAAGCTGGCGAAGGGTTACTGGGGAGCAAAATCCAAGCAGTACCGCGCCGCGAAAGAACAGGTTGCCCGCAGCCTGCGTTACGCATTCGTCGGACGGAAACTCCGCAAGCGTGAGTTCCGCCGTCT
It encodes the following:
- the rplT gene encoding 50S ribosomal protein L20, with protein sequence MARIKRAVSAHKSRRKVMKLAKGYWGAKSKQYRAAKEQVARSLRYAFVGRKLRKREFRRLWITRINAAARLNGMSYSTFIAGLKKQNIEVNRKMLADLAVNDAAGFAKLVEIAKQ